One part of the Melitaea cinxia chromosome 8, ilMelCinx1.1, whole genome shotgun sequence genome encodes these proteins:
- the LOC123655525 gene encoding alpha-amylase 3-like yields MNDLPEASSNNANNLETLDYLREVKSSTCLLLPMTPSPTQLDLKHPLSEEMTEGPFLTLSDDQKMEIKNSADTCGGDSSSSADSNSVVQDPVSAQLINNISMLDYQTLSKNGDIIMCQPEGCKLNGSLSVSNRKLPNFINWNWGIIRKILLWCVLSGLIACLGAIVAMVVNIPKTCNPDLPWYQGKVFYEVFPASFKDSNNDGIGDLKGLTKKLDYIKDLGASSIRLNYIFESSDYPERYYNITSLLSIDRSIGVLKDFQELMTAAHKRGMGVILDIPVESMVESQASFDTNHTFVFSIEPQENSFDPTSAAIAYWSQAQNVDGFYLKNLENFVDNKNFGKSLQVWKQILGNNKIFIASQAVLDRAKGTSLTVLLNRIDLIDINLDLQDGINGLKDHINYIVSNVLWGKPHHPWVLWNIGNINSERVSSKYQNNTLALTALELVLPGTVSIFYGDEIGFGGLSENEIEGDFHEHTHIHNLVPMSFANDIKNENSASILPWNSKSNLEPRFYYLNIIKKFIELRLNTPTIYLREIYKDGNVLKNMEIRKTEDNLIVIERWYPRRNTCVFVGNLDNSPITTDLSTMFYRGTVVAATNISLVGEVLYFDKITFSPNSAIIFKLEK; encoded by the exons ATGAACGACCTTCCAGAGGCCAGTAGCAATAATGCCAACAATCTCGAGACTTTGGATTATCTTCGTGAAGTCAAGTCTTCTACGTGCTTATTATTACCGATGACCCCTAGCCCTACTCAATTAGATTTAAAGCATCCTCTCTCAGAAGAAATGACTGAAGGACCGTTTTTAACTTTAAGTGATGATcaaaaaatggaaataaaaaattcag CTGACACCTGTGGAGGAGATTCTAGTTCATCGGCAGATTCAAACTCCGTTGTTCAAGATCCTGTTAGCGCacaacttattaataatataagcaTGTTGGATTATCAAACTCTAAGTAAAAATGGTGACATAATCATGTGTCAG CCTGAAGGTTGCAAACTGAACGGAAGTCTTAGTGTCAGCAACCGAAAATTACCAAATTTCATAAACTGGAATTGGGgtattattagaaaaattctACTTTGGTGTGTTCTTTCGGGACTTATTGCTTGCTTGGGAGCCATTGTGGCAATGGTTGTTAATATACCCAAAACTTGCAACCCTGATCTACCGTGGTACCAAGGTAAAGTGTTTTATGAAGTCTTTCCAGCAAGTTTTAAAGATTCTAACAATGATGGTATTGGAGACTTAAAGGGCTTGACAAAAAAACTAGACTATATAAAGGATTTGGGAGCCTCATCAATTCGTCTAAACTATATATTTGAATCTTCTGATTATCCAGaacgttattataatataacttcaTTATTGTCTATTGATAGAAGTATAGGAGTATTAAAAGATTTTCAGGAGTTAATGACGGCAGCACATAAAAGAGGCATGGGAGTAATATTAGATATTCCAGTTGAAAGTATGGTTGAATCGCAAGCCTCGTTTGATACCAACCATACTTTTGTTTTCTCAATCGAGCCCCAGGAAAATAGTTTTGATCCAACATCTGCAGCAATTGCTTATTGGTCACAAGCTCAAAATGTTGATGggttttatttaaagaatttgGAAAACTTTGTCGACAATAAAAATTTTGGAAAATCTCTTCAAGTTTGGAAACAAATTTTAgggaataacaaaatttttatagcaAGTCAAGCAGTATTAGATAGAGCTAAAGGCACAAGTCTTACAGTCTTGCTTAATAGAAttgatttaattgatattaatttgGACTTACAAGATGGCATAAATGGTTTAAAAGATCATATCAATTACATTGTATCTAATGTCCTCTGGGGTAAACCCCATCACCCCTGGGTACTTTGGAATATCGGTAACATAAACAGTGAGAGAGTGTCatctaaatatcaaaataatactcTTGCATTAACAGCACTTGAGTTGGTACTACCAGGTACAGTTAGTATATTTTATGGGGATGAAATAGGATTTGGTGGCTTATCTGAAAATGAAATAGAGGGTGATTTCCATGAACATACACATATTCACAATTTGGTTCCAATGTCTTTCgcaaatgatattaaaaatgaaaatagtgCTTCCATTCTACCCTGGAATTCAAAATCTAATCTAGAACCTaggttttattacttaaatattattaaaaagtttatagaGCTGAGATTGAATACTCCAACAATATACTTAAGAGAAATATATAAAGATggtaatgtattaaaaaatatggagaTACGTAAAACTGaagataatttaattgttatagaaCGTTGGTATCCACGAAGAAACACATGTGTTTTTGTAGGCAATCTAGATAACTCACCTATAACAACTGATTTGTCAACAATGTTTTACCGAGGAACAGTTGTTGCAGCAACCAATATTAGTTTAGTCGGTGAAGTGTTGTACTTTGACAAAATAACCTTTTCTCCAAACTCTGCTATTATTTTCAAGTTGGAAAAATAG
- the LOC123655524 gene encoding protein expanded, whose translation MRALCSVRGPLGGETRALGAGARLLSLRMPGQPQPLHFVVEAKSRVKELKALAQTHSQLRGMTDTELFGLAVMQNGEYLFVDLESKLSKYAPKSWRSSHTHGLDGNGKPLLELYLVVQFHVESPLLIHDEIGRHLYFLQLLENIRLRDALPAEILLLLIGLALQAKFGDEDLYEDREYFKVEELAPPSLSGDWVSSAVRACHREHRGLSQNDAEIRFIREVCLLPDTINSHRYRLKQSKSESEPGTVWLLVTAKGIKILPDNGSVSTFIWSSIGKLSFDRKKFEIRTEEGKITLYSSSEEKCKYLFALCKETHQFSMKISPKLNEILIKEEDERKNCFTYSKSFNFQYCQNKSDQRISLISSTSSNTTSGIVSDRVQSEDELEIMIDSPPAPSTESLALAHLLDSNSYLIRHIPQEVRSLNTMSSPLLQTCKMRVKKSKEDNEKTPKKDILLEMGNCSTSYREETSSLPDQIVCDKNTDSPSSSKMKCTGSQCSSSCSTVIMARGGLSTLSRASNASSLELGYSHTAQNSMISDNSVTEIDGEYTQDTASALYDGLGQPVTVAASSETSGVYTMGSSELTAHSKMYTNSEGSRTEYGSSHYDSYKMSKENDLADIDSVSSILKNKSQRIHLRPEELRLKVTSSNTDCVDGVAQLNHEEHEDKENLFRERTNSNVSAASFHGDGSDPTDNKHNLLSASELSDLIVGRGVYPKNQSVSDTFDSVSDYVRLPLPFSGDSYLQGHEDTAPSDDNYPNNSFFDRPPTPPKRIDSRVGLNLSLPNILDLDENVPILPKCPDKPPPPYEYKHLTLTPTVTPSIPPPAYPGTIVSNSIKQVTEKEEVAARVVTSKPMITILTAEAGEVNVSGERTFASPMVVEHRFQKSKRHQTSSRRAERSKLAQGLSNNLSPSREPSQHVDSNVLVAMMKLPPPPPPPRRPRLPPPPPVTRVPPPPPPHNQTFHQQLYSDVDYVYYPLQDPSISQQNYLDHKLTESRISNIHKNSIQYRSTPYLSVSLSASSTYGSIQNLSDSYVQIPGNRTSWYSLTSKASFSNRSIHLERPPMPMSVTESIFSRTKSHDNILHAKDPPPIKTRRVPPPPPPPPPPYEHKKKIPCYLKEPKNLNCSVSNTSVSKAKPSNCDLDIKTLREKSKNLDLPLIAALCNDRSLLKQTKAFGVTKSNKNGSSDCESDRKGVKASQNTINTNNVDLKSKPELNPRKAVIGSQKKVLGRNPTDKLPALPGSETHTPRALSNTYVMHPSAIKLKKSQPSS comes from the exons ATGCGCGCTCTGTGTTCGGTTCGCGGGCCGTTGGGCGGCGAGACGCGTGCGCTCGGTGCAGGCGCGCGCCTCCTATCCCTGCGCATGCCCGGCCAGCCTCAGCCTCTTCACTTCGTCGTGGAAGCCAAATCGAGGGTCAAAGAGTTAAAAGCTTTAGCACAAACTCATTCACAACTTCGAGGCATGACCGATACAGAACTTTTCGGTTTAGCTGTTATGcaaa aTGGCGAATACTTGTTCGTCGATTTAGAAAGTAAGCTTTCAAAATACGCTCCAAAGAGCTGGCGATCTTCTCATACACAC ggctTAGACGGCAATGGAAAACCATTATTGGAGCTTTACTTGGTCGTTCAATTTCATGTCGAGAGTCCCCTACTAATACACGATGAAATTGGACGacacttatattttttacaactgCTGGAAAATATCCGTTTAAGAGATGCTCTTCCCGCCGAAATACTTTTGCTACTTATCGGCTTAGCTCTGCAAGCTAAATTTGGTGATGAAGATCTTTATGAAGATCgagaatattttaaagttgaaGAACTTGCACCACCCTCCTTATCTGGTGATTGGGTTTCATCGGCAGTGCGTGCTTGTCATCGGGAACATCGAGGCCTTTCACAGAATGATGCAGAAATTAGATTTATTCGTGAAGTTTGCCTGCTTCCAGATACTATTAACTCTCACAGATACCGATTAAAACAATCTAAATCAGAATCGGAACCAGGCACAGTATGGCTCTTAGTGACAGCAAAGGGCATTAAAATTTTACCAGACAATGGTTCTGTATCAACTTTTATATGGAGTTCTATTGGTAAACTTAGTTTTGATAGAAAAAAGTTTGAAATTAGGACAGAAGAGggtaaaattacattatattctTCTAGCGaggaaaaatgtaaatatttatttgctttatgTAAGGAGACACATCAGTTTTCAATGAAAATTTCAcctaaattaaatgaaattttaataaaagaagaagatgaaagaaaaaattgttttacatattcaAAATCTTTTAACTTTCaatattgtcaaaataaaaGTGATCAAAGAATTTCTCTTATATCCTCTACGAGCTCGAACACAACATCGGGTATTGTAAGTGACAGGGTACAGTCAGAAGATGAGTTAGAAATTATGATTGATTCGCCTCCCGCTCCCTCGACAGAAAGCTTAGCATTAGCTCACTTATTAGACTCAAACTCGTATTTAATTCGTCACATTCCTCAAGAAGTTCGTTCTTTAAATACAATGTCATCACCACTTTTGCAAACTTGTAAAATGAGAGTGAAGAAAAGTAAAGAAGACAATGAAAAGACTCCTAAAAAAGACATATTACTAGAAATGGGAAATTGTTCGACGAGTTATCGAGAAGAAACAAGTTCGTTACCAGATCAAATTGTTTGTGATAAAAATACAGATAGTCCAAGTTCTAGCAAAATGAAGTGCACTGGATCACAATGTTCATCATCATGTAGTACTGTCATAATGGCTCGTGGAGGACTAAGCACTCTTAGTAGAGCCTCTAATGCAAGCAGCTTAGAACTAGGATATAGTCATACGGCTCAAAATTCAATGATAAGTGATAACAGTGTTACAGAAATAGACGGGGAATATACTCAAGATACGGCTTCAGCATTATATGATGGTCTTGGACAACCAGTTACTGTAGCTGCATCTAGTGAGACAAGTGGTGTCTACACAATGGGTAGTTCGGAATTAACAGCTCATTCTAAAATGTATACTAATTCTGAAGGAAGCAGGACAGAATATGGTAGTTCACATTATGACAGTTATAAAATGTCCAAAGAAAATGACTTAGCTGATATTGATAGTGTTTCGTccatactaaaaaataaatctcaAAGAATTCATCTCAGACCTGAGGAGTTGAGATTAAAAGTGACCTCAAGTAACACCGATTGCGTAGATGGAGTAGCCCAGCTAAATCATGAAGAACACGAAgacaaagaaaatttatttcggGAGCGAACAAATTCCAATGTTAGTGCAGCATCATTTCATGGTGACGGAAGTGATCCAACAGATAATAAACACAATTTGCTTAGTGCAAGTGAATTAAGTGACTTAATTGTAGGTAGGGGAGTTTATCCTAAAAATCAATCGGTTAGTGACACCTTTGATTCAGTATCAGATTATGTTAGATTACCTTTGCCATTTTCTGGTGATAGTTACCTTCAAGGGCATGAAGACACGGCTCCTTCTGATGATAATTATCctaataattctttctttgaCCGACCTCCGACCCCACCAAAACGAATCGACAGTCGTGTTGGACTCAATTTATCGCTACCAAATATTCTCGACTTAGATGAAAATGTACCTATTTTACCTAAATGTCCAGATAAACCCCCACCACCCTATGAATATAAACATCTAACACTCACACCAACCGTCACTCCATCCATACCACCACCAGCTTACCCTGGTACAATTGTTTCAAATTCCATAAAACAAGTAACTGAAAAAGAAGAAGTAGCAGCTAGAGTGGTGACTTCAAAACCTATGATTACTATACTTACAGCCGAAGCGGGAGAGGTTAATGTATCTGGTGAGCGAACATTTGCTAGTCCAATGGTTGTCGAACATCGTTTCCAAAAATCAAAAAGACATCAAACCTCAAGTCGTAGAGCAGAACGGTCAAAATTAGCACAAGGTCTTAGCAATAATCTTTCCCCATCAAGGGAACCATCACAACACGTGGATTCAAATGTTCTTGTCGCAATGATGAAATTACCGCCTCCACCGCCTCCGCCGAGACGACCGCGATTACCACCTCCTCCACCAGTAACTCGTGTGCCGCCTCCACCTCCTCCTCACAACCAAACTTTTCATCAACAATTGTATAGTGATGTTGATTATGTTTACTATCCTCTCCAGGACCCTTCGATATCACAACAGAATTATTTAGATCATAAACTAACCGAATCACGAATatctaatatacataaaaatagtatACAATACAGAAGTACGCCATACCTCTCAGTCTCGTTATCCGCCTCATCAACGTATGGATCAATACAAAATCTTTCTGATTCTTATGTCCAAATACCAGGTAATCGAACTAGCTGGTACTCATTGACAAGTAAAGCTTCATTCAGTAACCGCTCAATACATTTAGAAAGACCACCAATGCCTATGAGTGTAACAGAATCTATTTTTTCTCGTACAAAATCACACGATAATATACTTCATGCCAAGGATCCACCTCCGATAAAAACTAGGCGAGTGCCGCCTCCACCGCCACCGCCACCGCCACCTTATGAGCATAAGAAAAAAATTCCATGTTACTTGAAAGAACCGAAAAATCTAAACTGCAGTGTTAGTAATACTAGTGTTTCTAAAGCAAAACCTTCAAATTGTGATTTagatataaaaactttaagagaaaaaagtaaaaacctTGATTTGCCTTTGATTGCTGCATTGTGTAACGATCGTTCGCTGTTGAAGCAAACGAAAGCTTTTGGTgttacaaaatcaaataaaaatggtAGTAGTGATTGTGAAAGTGATAGAAAAGGTGTAAAGGCTTCACAAAACACTATCAACACCAACAATGTAGATCTTAAAAGCAAACCAGAGTTAAATCCTAGGAAAGCAGTAATAGGATCGCAGAAAAAAGTTTTGGGAAGAAACCCTACTGATAAACTTCCCGCACTGCCTGGTTCTGAAACTCACACTCCTAGAGCTTTATCCAATACATATGTAATGCATCCAAGCGCAATTAAGTTAAAGAAAAGTCAGCCTAGTTCATAA
- the LOC123655840 gene encoding uncharacterized protein K02A2.6-like has translation MEGLRPPINLILSGSSENFYTFKRKFLNYIEAAGLTEKSEERKMALFLNLAGDDAMDVYTTSMECLKVKSLEKLLELFEKHIKPRKNIIANSYKFFNMSQAEGETFEHYVTELKKQAKLCEFKEEDRLVRDMIVIGIKDKGVQERLLRESDLTLDQAIQFGRAAEIGKIQVGALNEKKEIDSIHKQRVNYRKEKKNYRNNCGKCGKVHEPRKCSAFGKKCVLCNKLNHFAVMCRNKNIHRKKKQAYSLEKEENKSESDSDHNYTIGSLNYIDNIKLQWREKINILGLNIEFKLDTGADCNTLSLKLFKCINKNNKLSLKQTPAILVVYNGERIKTAGQVELSCVVKGINKKVCFTVIDLDVQPVIGLPDCIRLNLLKRIDEIQSDKLTEKEKFIKDNKDIFQGLGTIGTYQIKILDDAKPVVKPIRRIPLAIKDRLKETLNNYENRNIIERVEGPTEWCNNLVIVEKPDKSLRLCLDPKELNEYIVRERYFIPSPEEIYNNLAGKKVFTVLDMKDGFFQIMLSDKDKLCTFGTPYGRYRFKRLPFGISSAPEVMQRTNTNIFGDIKGVEIYYDDIIIAGKNNSEHDDILNKVIERARKYNVKFNKNKIQYKSDHVKYVGLIVSQEGIQVDPDNVKAILELKEPSNVKQLQKFLGMCNYLSRFIPHYSVITEPLRNLLKKDVVWEWSEPQDKAFKELKTKLSNTPTLAVLNSKGSIVLQTDSSKSGMGACLLQNGKPISFYSRAYTECQTRWAPIEKELFAICVALDKYHQFVYGRNITVETDHKPLVTIINKDINKISARLQHYLSRNYIKNNAEIDPTTQETVHCFETDLAITDSKLEILKEYIHVKDNIVYLQDKIVIPKHVRKEMLMIIHTGHAGIVKCKKRARNVMYWPGMSQDIERFVLSCSSCEKYRPSNSKEPLVSHDIPSLPFYKIGQNVVVQNRPNRVWYPGKIIKPEGPRSFIVKREDGTEVRRNQKHINYSPNQFNVKSEIFNTPLITVPSQNSKSSENVGHKK, from the exons ATGGAGGGGTTAAGGCCGCCAATTAATCTGATTTTATCAGGGTCATCAGAAAACTTTTATacgtttaaaagaaaatttttaaattacatagaaGCTGCGGGCTTGACTGAAAAGTCAGAGGAGCGAAAAATGGCGTTGTTTCTGAATTTAGCGGGGGATGACGCCATGGATGTCTATACCACGTCGATGGAATGTTTAAAGGTAAAAAGCTTAGAAAAACTCTTAGAATTATTTGAAAAGCACATAAAACCGAGAAAAAACATAATCGCTAAcagttataagttttttaacatGTCGCAAGCCGAAGGGGAGACCTTTGAGCACTATGTAACAGAATTAAAGAAACAAGCTAAACTATGTGAGTTCAAAGAAGAAGACAGGCTTGTGAGGGACATGATAGTGATTGGAATAAAGGACAAAGGTGTACAAGAAAGGTTACTACGGGAGAGTGACTTAACTTTGGATCAAGCCATCCAGTTTGGAAGAGCAGCAGAAATAGGGAAGATACAGGTAGGAGCATTAaatgaaaagaaagaaataGACAGTATACATAAACAGAGAGTAAACTACAGGAAGGAGAAGAAGAACTACAGAAATAACTGTGGGAAATGTGGTAAAGTACATGAACCGAGAAAATGTTCAGCGTTTGGTAAAAAGTGTGTGTTGTGCAATAAACTGAATCACTTCGCTGTGATGTGTAGGAATAAAAACATACACAGGAAGAAGAAGCAGGCGTACAGCTTGGAAAAGGAGGAAAATAAAAGTGAAAGTGACAGCgatcataattatacaataggAAGTTTAAACTATATAGACAATATTAAGTTACAGTggagagaaaaaataaatattctaggTTTAAATATAGAGTTTAAGCTAGACACGGGTGCGGACTGTAATACATTGTCTTTAAAGTTGTTCaagtgtattaataaaaataataagttaagtTTGAAACAAACACCTGCTATTCTTGTTGTTTATAATGGAGAGAGAATTAAGACAGCGGGACAAGTAGAACTAAGCTGTGTTGTAAAAGGGATAAATAAAAAGGTATGTTTTACTGTAATTGATTTAGATGTACAACCTGTAATAGGACTACCAGATTGTATTAGGTTAAACTTGTTAAAAAGGATTGATGAAATACAAAGTGATAAGTTGACGGAAaaggaaaaatttataaaagataataaagatatttttcagGGTCTAGGGACGATAGGTACttaccaaataaaaattttagatgaTGCAAAACCTGTTGTTAAACCTATAAGACGAATACCTTTAGCCATAAAAGATAGACTTAaggaaacattaaataattatgaaaacagGAATATTATAGAGCGGGTAGAAGGTCCTACTGAGTGGTGTAATAACCTAGTTATAGTGGAAAAACCAGATAAATCTTTGAGGTTATGTTTAGATCCTAAAGAGCTTAATGAGTATATAGTAAGAGAGAGATATTTTATTCCATCTCCagaagaaatttataataacttagCAGGTAAGAAAGTGTTTACTGTTTTAGATATGAAAGATGGATTTTTTCAGATAATGTTAAGTGATAAGGATAAATTGTGTACTTTTGGCACTCCATATGGGAGATATAGGTTTAAGAGGTTACCGTTTGGTATATCATCTGCTCCAGAAGTTATGCAAAGAACAAATACTAACATTTTTGGAGATATTAAAGGAGTAGAAATATACtatgatgatataataatagcagGGAAAAATAACTCTGAGCatgatgatatattaaataaagtgatAGAAAGAGCcagaaaatataatgtaaaatttaataaaaataaaatacaatataagtcGGACCATGTTAAGTATGTGGGTTTAATAGTATCACAGGAAGGTATACAAGTTGATCCCGATAATGTAAAAGCTATATTAGAGTTGAAGGAGCCTAGTAATGTAAAACAGCTACAAAAATTTTTAGGCATGTGTAACTATTTGAGTAGATTTATACCTCATTATTCTGTAATTACAGAACCTTTAAGAAACTTACTTAAAAAAGATGTTGTGTGGGAGTGGTCTGAACCACAAGATAAAGcatttaaagaattaaaaaccAAGTTAAGTAATACACCTACACTAGCTGTCTTAAACAGTAAAGGTTCTATAGTGTTGCAAACTGATAGTTCTAAATCTGGCATGGGAGCGTGTTTGTTACAAAATGGTAAACCTATTTCTTTTTACTCAAGGGCTTATACCGAATGTCAAACTAGATGGGCACCAATAGAAAAGGAATTATTCGCTATCTGTGTTGCATTAGATAAATATCATCAGTTCGTGTACGGCAGGAACATAACAGTGGAGACTGATCATAAACCCTTGgtcacaataattaataaagatataaataaaataagtgctAGACTACAGC ACTACTTGtcaagaaattatataaaaaataatgctgAGATAGATCCAACAACACAGGAGACAGTGCATTGCTTTGAAACAGATTTAGCTATAACAGATAGTAAAttagaaat tttaaaagaatatatacatGTAAAAGATAATATAGTGTACTTACAGGATAAAATAGTTATACCAAAACATGTAAGAAAAGAAATGCTTATGATTATACATACAGGACATGCAGGTATAGTGAAGTGTAAAAAGAGAGCTAGAAATGTTATGTATTGGCCGGGAATGTCACAAGATATAGAGAGGTTTGTGTTGTCATGTAGTTCTTGTGAAAAGTATAGACCGTCTAATAGTAAAGAACCTCTTGTGTCTCATGATATTCCTAGCTTACCGTTCTACAAGATAG GTCAAAATGTTGTGGTGCAGAATAGACCAAACAGGGTGTGGTATCCAGGCAAAATTATAAAGCCAGAGGGCCCGAGATCTTTTATTGTCAAAAGGGAGGATGGAACAGAAGTCAGGAGGAATCAAAAGCACATAAATTATTCACCTAATCAATTTAATGTCAaatcagaaatatttaatactccGTTGATTACTGTTCCTTCACAAAATAGTAAGAGTTCTGAAAATGTTGGTCATAAA aaaTAA